From a single Macrobrachium rosenbergii isolate ZJJX-2024 chromosome 7, ASM4041242v1, whole genome shotgun sequence genomic region:
- the LOC136840206 gene encoding insulin-like growth factor-binding protein 7, with translation MSAAKIALVLVCLAVVGANANNCGTCQQSSCTPADDLKCDWGIVWDDCNCCHVCTQGPSEKCGGEGNKFGKCGVGLTCVPSSPKGSEGTCQRQLLPVHQP, from the exons ATGTCAGCTGCTAAAATTGCCCTTGTGCTCGTCTGTCTTGCTGTTGTTGG AGCAAACGCCAACAACTGCGGCACCTGTCAACAGTCCTCATGTACCCCAGCGGATGACCTCAAATGCGACTGGGGCATCGTGTGGGACGACTGCAACTGTTGCCATGTTTGCACACAG GGGCCAAGCGAGAAGTGCGGGGGCGAGGGCAACAAATTCGGGAAATGTGGTGTAGGCCTCACCTGCGTGCCATCATCACCCAAGGGTAGTGAGGGAACGTGCCAGAGGCAGCTTTTGCCCGTACATCAGCCCTAA